In Veillonellales bacterium, a genomic segment contains:
- a CDS encoding anaerobic glycerol-3-phosphate dehydrogenase subunit C codes for MKIQHNNPDSCTACTACIAQCPVTAVTRKFRGPKMVGPALERMRLSQEDTEPSLEYCSNCKNCDIACPSGVPISTLNMLARAKSFKNRSHSLRDDMLAHGEKMAKLAEKIPGGAFLANLGMNLGGSLGLMNLAGIAGERPLPSYAAESFLRQFKKFKQQSCPDKVVFYPGCFINYNDPQVGMDFVAVMQANGYEVIVEEDFVCCGSPMVATGYLDEAGEQARTNTELLKKWRQQGYPVITCCTSCGLMLKQEYQELYDIEGMAENARNLYDGCEFLLLLADKGKLNTHFAALEEKVLYHAPCHLRAQGFGLPALDLLELIPGLRVENAGAGCCGIAGNYGFKADKYDISMAIGEKLFQRIKDSGVDTVVSDCGTCRLQIAHGAKVETVHPLTLLRRAYER; via the coding sequence ATGAAAATACAGCATAACAATCCGGACAGCTGTACCGCCTGTACAGCCTGCATCGCTCAGTGTCCCGTTACCGCGGTTACCCGGAAATTCCGCGGACCGAAAATGGTGGGACCGGCCCTGGAACGAATGAGACTTTCCCAGGAAGATACGGAACCCTCCCTGGAATACTGCTCCAACTGCAAAAACTGCGACATAGCCTGCCCTTCCGGCGTGCCTATTTCCACCCTCAACATGCTGGCCAGAGCCAAGTCCTTTAAAAACCGCAGCCATTCCCTGCGGGACGATATGCTGGCCCATGGCGAAAAAATGGCCAAACTAGCGGAAAAAATTCCCGGCGGCGCATTTTTGGCCAACCTGGGCATGAACCTTGGCGGCAGCCTGGGCCTCATGAACCTGGCGGGCATCGCCGGAGAAAGACCATTACCATCGTATGCCGCCGAATCCTTTCTCCGCCAATTTAAAAAATTTAAACAGCAAAGCTGCCCGGATAAAGTCGTATTCTATCCCGGCTGTTTTATCAACTACAACGATCCCCAAGTGGGAATGGACTTCGTAGCCGTTATGCAGGCCAACGGCTACGAAGTTATCGTGGAAGAAGACTTTGTCTGCTGCGGTTCGCCTATGGTTGCAACCGGCTATCTGGACGAAGCCGGTGAGCAGGCCCGGACCAATACCGAACTGCTGAAAAAATGGCGACAGCAGGGCTATCCGGTAATTACCTGCTGCACCAGCTGCGGTCTGATGCTGAAGCAGGAATACCAGGAGCTGTATGATATCGAAGGAATGGCGGAAAATGCGAGGAATTTGTACGACGGCTGTGAATTTTTGCTGCTGCTGGCGGACAAAGGGAAATTGAATACCCATTTTGCCGCTCTGGAAGAGAAGGTCCTGTACCACGCTCCCTGCCATCTTCGGGCCCAGGGGTTCGGACTGCCGGCACTGGATTTGCTGGAGCTTATTCCCGGCCTTAGGGTAGAGAACGCCGGCGCGGGCTGCTGCGGTATTGCGGGCAATTACGGATTTAAAGCCGATAAATATGACATTTCCATGGCCATAGGGGAGAAGCTGTTTCAAAGGATCAAAGACAGCGGTGTGGATACGGTGGTCAGCGACTGCGGGACCTGCCGGCTGCAGATCGCCCATGGCGCTAAGGTAGAGACGGTTCATCCCCTGACTCTCCTGCGCCGGGCATATGAAAGATAA
- a CDS encoding ABC transporter permease, with amino-acid sequence MHSLKDELAFFVSGKGMPYEKVSLVVAIVVTVVIGIFLANNYTQDANVAVIDLDNSKYSHEIIKKMNASPFIKISAVLNMPAEPTSLFYRDKNIAVVYLPKDLEKNRYSQSAASMGVFYDNTNSAQTVGVKDALNTIIASENQTGAAQNPAAVAAAAASISLNERELFNPVNSNSNGEVLGFLFFFSSMFFVFATIGIIPRLRLEKKLVVEFKDSSPFSLITRLFPYSVCLVTAIFVGLAILRILGDLTFSGNIFVFLLSLIFYIPALGMFSLLFGWTAANPGVAASRMILFIPGGFIFGGPTGPVSALPEWVRIITHIFFPLTWEYHFTRDILTRGASFMDCSKEFGALLIYLGVVALVFCFCFYRARAAFMKIKEQKNSIIAEG; translated from the coding sequence ATGCATTCACTAAAAGATGAGTTAGCGTTTTTCGTTTCCGGTAAGGGCATGCCTTATGAAAAGGTCTCTCTCGTGGTAGCAATCGTGGTAACAGTAGTGATTGGTATATTTCTTGCGAATAATTATACTCAAGACGCTAATGTTGCAGTTATTGATCTTGATAATTCCAAATACAGCCATGAAATTATTAAAAAAATGAATGCTTCGCCGTTTATCAAGATATCGGCCGTACTTAATATGCCGGCAGAACCCACGAGTCTGTTTTATCGGGATAAGAATATAGCCGTTGTTTATCTGCCCAAGGATTTGGAAAAGAACCGCTACAGCCAGTCGGCAGCCAGCATGGGTGTATTTTATGATAATACAAACAGTGCTCAGACTGTAGGCGTAAAAGATGCGTTGAATACGATCATTGCTAGCGAGAACCAAACAGGAGCAGCGCAGAATCCGGCAGCGGTTGCGGCGGCAGCGGCGAGTATTTCTCTGAATGAGCGGGAACTTTTCAATCCGGTAAATTCGAACAGCAACGGGGAAGTATTGGGATTCCTTTTCTTTTTCTCTTCCATGTTCTTTGTTTTTGCAACGATTGGGATAATACCAAGGCTTCGTCTGGAAAAGAAACTGGTCGTTGAATTCAAGGACAGCAGTCCATTTTCATTGATAACGCGCCTTTTTCCTTATAGCGTATGTCTCGTTACGGCAATTTTTGTCGGGCTTGCTATTTTACGAATTTTAGGTGATTTGACTTTTTCAGGAAATATTTTTGTTTTTCTGCTTTCCCTTATTTTTTATATACCGGCACTTGGTATGTTCAGCCTGCTTTTTGGCTGGACGGCGGCGAATCCGGGGGTTGCAGCAAGCCGCATGATTCTTTTTATACCCGGAGGATTTATCTTTGGCGGCCCGACCGGTCCGGTTTCTGCCTTGCCGGAATGGGTACGAATTATTACTCATATTTTTTTCCCGCTTACCTGGGAATATCACTTTACCCGTGATATTCTTACGCGGGGTGCTTCATTCATGGACTGTTCCAAAGAATTTGGTGCTTTGCTGATTTATCTGGGCGTAGTAGCACTTGTCTTCTGCTTTTGTTTTTATCGGGCCCGCGCAGCTTTCATGAAAATAAAGGAACAAAAAAATTCAATAATTGCGGAGGGGTAA
- the glpA gene encoding anaerobic glycerol-3-phosphate dehydrogenase subunit GlpA: protein MEKASVVVIGGGATGVGILRDLAMRGVDVLLLEQRDLVNGSSSRYHGLLHSGGRYAVKDAAAGKECIEENTILRKIGKHCVEATEGFFIRLPEDDKAFEEKWVEGCRKVGIPAIPISPEEAWRLEPNLTRRIQSVYRVPDAAIDGFRMAWQNVASARRYGGRVRTYSEVVAIEQSNQQITGVKIKSFLTGAVETIACDFIVNAAGSWAGKIAGLAGIQVHVQPDRGTLLAFNHRLSSRVINRLRPASDGDIFVPHGSITILGTTSSPAESPEDNLPSTQEVLAMMKIGEATFENLGQYRLLRAFTGTRPLYSADPSAKGRGASRNFVILDHAKDNLTGFASIVGGKFTTYRLMAEKMSDLVCRYLKITTPCRTAEEPLVEDASPQLLAKARQYFPAYGTELAASRLGAERLEKVVNSMEQDPEKRQLVCECENVTLAEIETAAKDSTSYCLSDVRRKTRMGMGTCQGAFCIFRSVGAVDSQNLAWGQSTNDLLKEFLQGRWNGIRPILWGSVLREMELTRGIYEGMLNINGVIDNETK, encoded by the coding sequence ATGGAAAAGGCTTCAGTAGTAGTCATCGGCGGCGGAGCCACAGGAGTCGGGATCCTGCGGGATCTGGCCATGAGAGGAGTAGACGTGCTGCTCCTGGAACAGCGGGATCTGGTGAACGGCTCCAGCTCCCGCTATCACGGACTGCTGCACAGCGGCGGTCGCTATGCAGTAAAAGACGCCGCCGCCGGCAAAGAATGCATTGAAGAAAATACTATCCTGCGGAAAATCGGCAAACATTGCGTCGAAGCCACCGAGGGCTTCTTTATCCGGCTGCCGGAAGACGATAAAGCATTTGAAGAAAAATGGGTGGAAGGCTGCCGCAAAGTAGGTATTCCCGCCATACCCATCTCCCCGGAGGAAGCTTGGCGACTGGAACCCAACCTCACACGCCGGATTCAGTCCGTGTACCGGGTGCCGGACGCCGCCATCGACGGGTTCCGCATGGCTTGGCAGAACGTAGCCTCCGCCCGCCGCTACGGCGGACGGGTCAGGACCTATAGCGAAGTCGTCGCCATTGAACAAAGCAACCAGCAAATCACCGGTGTCAAAATCAAAAGTTTCCTGACCGGCGCAGTCGAAACAATCGCCTGCGACTTTATCGTCAACGCTGCCGGCTCTTGGGCCGGAAAAATCGCCGGATTGGCAGGCATCCAGGTCCATGTTCAGCCGGACAGAGGCACCCTGCTGGCCTTTAACCACCGGCTTTCCAGCCGTGTCATCAACCGGCTGCGTCCGGCCTCCGACGGAGATATTTTTGTGCCCCACGGCTCCATTACCATATTAGGCACCACCTCCTCTCCGGCCGAAAGTCCGGAAGACAACCTGCCATCCACCCAGGAAGTATTGGCGATGATGAAAATCGGTGAAGCTACCTTCGAAAACCTCGGTCAGTACCGTCTGCTTCGCGCCTTTACCGGCACCCGTCCCTTATACAGCGCTGATCCCAGCGCCAAAGGCCGGGGAGCGTCCCGAAATTTTGTCATTCTGGATCATGCCAAAGATAACCTGACCGGCTTCGCCAGCATCGTCGGCGGTAAATTCACCACGTACCGTCTTATGGCCGAAAAAATGAGCGATCTGGTATGCCGGTATTTAAAAATTACAACACCCTGCCGTACCGCCGAAGAACCCCTGGTGGAAGACGCTTCTCCCCAACTGCTGGCAAAGGCCAGACAATATTTTCCCGCCTACGGAACCGAACTGGCTGCCTCACGGTTAGGCGCCGAACGGCTGGAGAAAGTCGTCAACAGTATGGAACAGGACCCAGAAAAGCGCCAATTGGTCTGTGAATGCGAAAACGTTACTCTGGCGGAAATCGAAACAGCCGCAAAGGACAGCACCAGCTACTGCCTAAGCGATGTCCGGCGCAAAACCCGCATGGGAATGGGGACCTGCCAGGGAGCCTTCTGCATCTTCCGAAGCGTCGGCGCCGTTGACAGTCAGAACCTGGCCTGGGGCCAAAGCACCAATGATCTATTAAAAGAATTCCTCCAGGGCCGCTGGAATGGCATTCGTCCAATCCTCTGGGGCAGCGTCCTGCGGGAAATGGAATTGACCAGGGGCATTTATGAGGGAATGTTGAATATCAATGGAGTGATCGACAATGAGACAAAGTGA
- the glpB gene encoding anaerobic glycerol-3-phosphate dehydrogenase subunit GlpB, with translation MRQSDVIVIGGGFAGLTAAAVAAKRGKTVTVLSKGVGTLTISGGTIDLLGCGSDGRPFASPAAGLALVDPDHPYSKIGKEAVQAAVDFFLDLCETAGFPYRGNLQEMKWIPTAAGTIKPTCLVPKTMDTAPLAETDMVYAVGFHCLKDYYPHIVAKNLQKLPGYDKTYHIAMVDPRFTAGRDVSALDIARWLDTESGRQDCIEQLRNTVKPGAVLLLPPVLGTRPDYQVLQELEQAVRCRIIETVALPPAMTGFRLRNLLLDHLKSAGVRIVEQAFVAKAIVENGRCLAVVTQNSDRERSYSAQAFILANGGFYGGGLLAEPGKAVEPIFHLPVKAPASQTQWSNPRLFSREQQPFAKIGIAVDSTLRPLAENGSLALENVYIAGRSLAGYDFCFEKSGNGVALASGYQAAMMV, from the coding sequence ATGAGACAAAGTGACGTAATCGTAATTGGCGGCGGCTTTGCCGGACTCACCGCAGCGGCAGTGGCCGCCAAACGGGGCAAAACAGTGACAGTGCTGAGTAAAGGAGTCGGCACTCTGACCATCAGCGGCGGAACCATCGACCTGCTGGGCTGCGGCAGCGACGGCCGTCCCTTTGCCAGCCCGGCTGCCGGACTGGCTTTGGTCGATCCGGACCATCCCTACAGCAAAATAGGCAAAGAAGCCGTTCAGGCGGCAGTTGACTTTTTCCTTGATCTGTGCGAAACAGCCGGTTTTCCCTATCGGGGAAACTTGCAGGAAATGAAATGGATTCCCACCGCCGCCGGTACAATAAAGCCCACCTGCCTGGTACCCAAAACCATGGACACCGCGCCCCTGGCAGAAACCGATATGGTCTATGCAGTCGGCTTTCACTGTCTAAAAGACTACTACCCCCATATCGTCGCGAAGAATTTGCAAAAACTGCCGGGCTATGACAAAACCTACCACATCGCCATGGTCGATCCGCGCTTTACCGCCGGCCGGGATGTCAGCGCCCTGGATATTGCCCGGTGGCTGGATACCGAATCCGGCCGGCAGGACTGTATAGAACAACTGCGAAACACAGTGAAGCCAGGCGCCGTCCTGCTCCTGCCGCCAGTACTGGGAACCCGTCCCGACTACCAAGTCCTGCAGGAACTGGAACAGGCAGTTCGCTGCCGGATCATCGAAACCGTCGCCCTGCCGCCGGCGATGACCGGCTTTCGGCTGCGAAACCTGCTGCTGGATCACCTGAAATCAGCCGGCGTCCGCATCGTTGAGCAGGCTTTTGTTGCCAAAGCCATCGTCGAAAACGGCAGGTGCCTGGCAGTCGTCACCCAGAACAGCGACCGGGAACGGAGCTATTCGGCCCAAGCCTTTATCCTGGCCAACGGCGGTTTCTACGGCGGCGGCCTGCTGGCCGAGCCAGGAAAAGCCGTCGAACCCATCTTCCACCTGCCGGTCAAAGCCCCGGCCAGCCAGACGCAGTGGAGCAATCCCCGGCTTTTCTCCCGGGAACAGCAGCCCTTTGCCAAAATCGGCATCGCCGTCGACAGCACGCTGCGCCCCCTGGCTGAGAATGGCAGCTTGGCCCTTGAAAATGTATATATTGCCGGACGCAGCCTGGCAGGCTATGACTTCTGTTTTGAAAAATCAGGCAACGGTGTTGCGCTGGCATCCGGCTATCAAGCGGCCATGATGGTATAA
- a CDS encoding MarR family transcriptional regulator, with the protein MKIGTLPSREMLEREAKIIPEINPSSVMVMLRVLQTSSEIQHSIFDVLERNYQLSEGKLHVMILLHQAVDGMAPSQLAESAGVTRATISAMLHRMMRDGLTYSFSDANDGRGKKIYLTKKGRSFMDEVLPGHYLRITKLMGRLSEKEQEELIDLLKRIAGD; encoded by the coding sequence ATGAAGATAGGAACACTTCCCTCACGCGAGATGTTGGAAAGAGAAGCGAAGATTATTCCCGAAATAAATCCTTCATCGGTTATGGTTATGCTACGGGTATTACAAACATCATCTGAAATTCAGCATTCGATTTTTGATGTTTTAGAAAGAAACTATCAGTTGTCGGAAGGAAAATTACATGTGATGATTCTTCTTCATCAGGCAGTTGACGGAATGGCCCCCTCACAGCTGGCGGAAAGCGCCGGTGTGACCCGGGCGACGATCAGTGCTATGCTGCACCGCATGATGCGTGACGGACTTACATATTCTTTTTCCGATGCGAATGATGGCCGGGGCAAAAAGATCTACCTTACCAAAAAGGGCCGCAGCTTCATGGACGAAGTATTGCCGGGACATTATCTGCGTATTACCAAATTGATGGGACGGCTTTCGGAAAAAGAACAAGAAGAACTCATTGATTTATTAAAAAGAATTGCTGGTGATTAA
- a CDS encoding DASS family sodium-coupled anion symporter, translating to MTASTAAVTKKKSIVDKWMQVAGLPAALIAFVFLLTMPTPAGLLLQGKAAIAVFFSIFILWVTQSLPTYLTSLIGIVLLVITGAWSEKEALGVFGLDVMWVMLMAFFITSGMEKSGFAKRLALWIISKFGHTAKSTLATLAVTNLILAFLVPSTTARATLMLPISLLILKVYKAIPGESNFGRQLVIQQLQFNNICTTGILTATAPQIMAVGLIKDLTGANVTWMDWFAASFPVAVLTVLTSLLIGNFLFKSEVKAPPLENGQQPSDAKKEFKDQYKALGKLSKNEIKALIIFALTVFLWATDGHHYAMFGMQISLVLVTLISGILFFMPYIGIANWKDANVPWNLVLFSVGAYSVGLALDASGGASFMLNSIFGSLNLASLGFFKLYAIVIFIAMFSHLVFTSKTVRTIILIPTIIGIAKAAGVNPVALALPASFTIADVITLPPSSKPNLIFYSTGYFSVLNQFVYGILVLLVKWILLVIASLTWFKFLGIC from the coding sequence ATGACTGCAAGTACAGCAGCCGTTACTAAGAAAAAAAGTATCGTTGATAAGTGGATGCAGGTGGCCGGTCTGCCGGCAGCTTTGATTGCCTTTGTGTTCCTGCTGACGATGCCTACGCCGGCCGGACTGCTTCTGCAAGGTAAAGCGGCCATAGCGGTATTCTTCTCAATTTTTATCCTCTGGGTAACCCAGTCGCTGCCTACCTACTTAACGTCTCTTATTGGAATTGTCCTTTTAGTCATAACAGGAGCCTGGAGCGAGAAAGAAGCGCTTGGTGTATTCGGCTTGGATGTAATGTGGGTTATGCTAATGGCCTTCTTCATTACATCGGGCATGGAAAAGAGCGGTTTTGCCAAAAGACTTGCCCTTTGGATAATATCCAAATTTGGCCATACTGCCAAAAGCACGTTGGCTACCTTGGCGGTAACTAATCTGATATTGGCTTTTTTAGTACCTTCTACTACGGCCAGAGCCACCCTGATGCTTCCGATCTCGCTTCTTATTCTCAAAGTGTACAAAGCTATACCGGGAGAAAGTAATTTTGGCAGACAATTGGTTATACAGCAGCTGCAGTTCAATAATATCTGCACAACCGGCATCTTGACCGCAACAGCACCGCAAATCATGGCGGTAGGGCTTATCAAAGACTTAACGGGTGCAAATGTTACCTGGATGGACTGGTTTGCCGCTTCCTTCCCCGTTGCCGTGCTAACGGTTCTCACATCTTTATTAATCGGTAACTTTTTATTTAAAAGCGAGGTTAAAGCTCCTCCGCTTGAGAATGGTCAGCAGCCCTCAGATGCAAAGAAAGAATTTAAGGATCAGTATAAGGCGTTGGGTAAGCTTAGCAAAAATGAGATAAAAGCGTTGATTATCTTTGCCCTTACGGTATTTTTGTGGGCAACCGACGGCCACCACTACGCCATGTTCGGAATGCAGATCAGCTTAGTGCTGGTAACCTTGATTTCCGGTATTTTATTTTTCATGCCTTATATTGGCATCGCAAATTGGAAGGATGCAAACGTGCCCTGGAATCTGGTTCTGTTCAGCGTTGGCGCATATTCCGTCGGACTGGCACTGGATGCTTCCGGCGGAGCCTCCTTTATGCTAAACTCCATATTCGGTTCGCTGAATTTAGCTTCGCTTGGATTCTTCAAATTATATGCAATCGTAATCTTTATCGCCATGTTTTCTCACTTGGTTTTTACCAGCAAAACAGTGCGCACGATTATTTTGATTCCAACTATTATCGGCATAGCAAAGGCTGCCGGTGTAAATCCTGTGGCATTGGCACTACCGGCAAGCTTTACAATCGCTGATGTAATAACACTGCCTCCCAGCAGCAAGCCGAATCTTATATTTTATAGCACCGGGTACTTTAGCGTACTTAACCAGTTTGTCTATGGCATACTTGTGCTGCTGGTTAAATGGATTCTGCTGGTAATCGCGTCGCTGACGTGGTTTAAATTTTTAGGTATTTGCTAG
- a CDS encoding HAD-IA family hydrolase, with protein MYKHVVWDFDGTLYNTYPGITKAFFRVVTEENIKIDIKELGAQLRVSIGNTQKRLNKQYGLSDDFEKKYLTYRNQIEEECIPTFPYAIEICRAIWKSGKKNYLYTHRDTTALKHLEKSGIRECFADCISIEDDFPRKPDPAALLSLAKRHNFSPAEGIMIGDRDIDILAGKNAGMAACFFAENKTTVTASDYNIYCLEQLYNILKINK; from the coding sequence ATGTATAAACATGTGGTTTGGGATTTTGATGGAACGCTTTATAATACTTATCCCGGCATTACAAAAGCATTTTTTCGCGTTGTTACCGAAGAAAATATAAAAATTGACATAAAAGAGCTGGGGGCGCAATTAAGGGTTTCTATCGGGAACACTCAAAAACGGCTCAACAAGCAGTATGGGCTAAGCGATGATTTTGAAAAAAAATATTTGACTTATCGCAATCAAATAGAAGAAGAATGCATACCCACTTTTCCCTATGCAATTGAAATATGCCGAGCTATCTGGAAAAGCGGGAAGAAGAATTATTTATACACCCACCGCGATACAACCGCTCTGAAGCATCTTGAAAAATCGGGGATAAGAGAATGCTTTGCCGATTGTATCTCGATAGAAGATGATTTTCCCAGGAAGCCGGACCCGGCAGCACTGCTAAGTTTAGCTAAAAGGCACAACTTTTCTCCCGCCGAAGGTATTATGATAGGCGACCGCGATATCGACATTTTGGCTGGGAAAAACGCCGGCATGGCAGCATGTTTTTTTGCTGAAAACAAGACAACGGTTACTGCTTCTGACTACAATATTTATTGCTTAGAGCAGCTTTATAATATTCTTAAAATAAACAAATAA
- a CDS encoding HlyD family efflux transporter periplasmic adaptor subunit, which produces MDLEKKSLRIGMVCLVLLFSAGLVLLYKGNDAIALAVKNKDGILTAEQVKVSFDSVSGRLINEAVKESQEVKKGDVLMVLDSTDVDLSIAKLKAQIAQMDAQINSLNGSIRIGYAQTDTNEEQNFREIDEQRAALAGAKATYRNKQLDYNRKVALAASGAISQSELDDAQAILNVAAANAAQQQQLLGKLLAGTIDNGNTDSLNLPTIEQQHQALANKQNDVQNLIQQKKALEVQLAELEVSKERLTLRAPEDGKILKIIVKQGEMITANTPVILLESKRYYYDIYLSEKQATRLAEGDPIVGKTLANNRNVAGTVRFITAAPGFADLKMSREKGQADLSAFQVRIYTDAQAGILPGMTVEVTEDAFTKR; this is translated from the coding sequence ATGGATTTGGAAAAGAAATCATTACGAATTGGAATGGTATGTTTAGTATTGCTTTTTTCCGCCGGGCTTGTGTTGCTTTACAAAGGGAATGATGCGATAGCACTGGCCGTAAAAAACAAAGATGGTATTCTTACAGCAGAGCAGGTCAAGGTATCTTTTGATTCGGTCAGCGGCCGCCTTATTAACGAAGCGGTAAAGGAGTCGCAGGAAGTGAAAAAAGGCGATGTGCTTATGGTTCTCGACAGCACGGATGTCGATCTTTCCATTGCGAAATTGAAAGCCCAGATTGCGCAGATGGACGCACAGATCAATTCGCTGAATGGGTCTATCCGCATTGGTTATGCACAGACAGATACAAACGAAGAGCAAAACTTCCGCGAGATCGACGAGCAGCGGGCGGCTCTTGCTGGCGCAAAGGCAACGTATCGAAACAAACAGCTCGATTATAATCGAAAAGTTGCACTTGCCGCATCGGGGGCTATTTCCCAGTCAGAGCTTGACGATGCCCAGGCAATTCTCAACGTTGCCGCGGCAAATGCGGCGCAGCAGCAGCAGCTTCTCGGGAAATTGCTCGCTGGCACAATCGATAACGGCAATACCGATAGCTTGAACCTGCCGACCATTGAGCAGCAGCATCAGGCATTGGCCAATAAGCAGAATGATGTCCAGAATCTTATACAGCAGAAAAAAGCTTTAGAAGTACAGTTGGCTGAATTGGAAGTAAGTAAGGAACGGCTTACTTTGCGGGCACCGGAAGATGGCAAAATCTTAAAAATTATAGTAAAGCAAGGCGAAATGATTACTGCAAATACGCCCGTCATTTTATTAGAAAGCAAAAGATACTACTATGATATTTATTTAAGTGAAAAACAGGCGACAAGACTGGCTGAAGGCGATCCGATTGTCGGTAAAACGCTGGCGAACAACCGGAATGTTGCCGGAACAGTCCGGTTTATTACCGCAGCTCCCGGTTTTGCCGATCTTAAAATGTCGCGAGAAAAAGGGCAGGCTGATTTATCTGCCTTTCAGGTTCGTATCTATACAGACGCACAAGCGGGAATATTGCCGGGTATGACAGTCGAGGTGACAGAAGATGCATTCACTAAAAGATGA
- a CDS encoding LysR family transcriptional regulator gives MDIVKLTTFLSLAKTENLSKTADEMYCSQAAISKQISALENYYGVRLFDRVGRNIKINRNGIILLKYSEKIIKLNHDCIKELSKTNTAGSSKVRVGATSFIANYVLPVLVSTFHGNSYGTNIDLFIDYFTVVLEKVRHFKLDFGFISQHKIHWEFEGLKLLPFETDELVLILSKDNFLAEKDTITIEDLESQTFLISSKPYSATREFFEDALKKAGAPTPICQKFGNTESIKQGVAKNYGVAVLSCKSAVNIEAQLPVKTAHIKGLTLKRYLYCVKQRDEALSQSSIDFLAEFIDNPENYDLWQSCYKAVN, from the coding sequence ATGGATATTGTAAAGTTGACTACATTTTTATCGCTGGCAAAAACGGAAAACCTTTCTAAAACTGCCGATGAAATGTACTGCTCACAAGCGGCAATATCTAAACAAATATCTGCGCTGGAAAATTATTATGGCGTACGCCTTTTTGACAGAGTTGGCAGAAATATAAAGATTAACCGAAACGGCATTATATTATTAAAATACAGCGAAAAAATAATAAAGCTTAACCATGACTGTATAAAAGAACTGTCTAAAACAAACACCGCCGGCAGCAGCAAGGTTAGGGTGGGAGCTACCAGCTTTATTGCCAACTATGTTCTGCCTGTTTTGGTCAGCACTTTTCACGGAAACAGCTATGGCACCAATATTGATCTTTTTATTGATTATTTTACCGTCGTCCTGGAAAAGGTACGGCATTTCAAATTAGACTTCGGATTTATTTCACAGCACAAAATTCATTGGGAATTTGAAGGGTTAAAGCTCTTACCGTTTGAAACAGATGAGTTGGTTTTAATTCTATCTAAGGATAATTTTTTGGCCGAAAAAGATACTATAACGATCGAAGATCTGGAGAGCCAAACTTTCCTTATTTCTTCCAAGCCGTACTCCGCTACCAGAGAATTTTTCGAAGATGCACTGAAAAAAGCAGGAGCGCCAACTCCTATCTGTCAGAAGTTTGGCAATACAGAATCTATTAAGCAGGGAGTAGCCAAGAACTACGGAGTTGCCGTATTATCTTGTAAAAGCGCTGTCAACATAGAAGCGCAGCTTCCTGTCAAAACAGCACATATAAAAGGTTTAACCCTAAAACGATACCTTTACTGCGTCAAACAGCGCGATGAAGCTTTGTCCCAAAGCTCTATTGATTTCCTGGCGGAGTTTATTGATAACCCCGAAAATTATGATTTGTGGCAAAGCTGCTACAAGGCTGTGAATTAG